The proteins below are encoded in one region of Citrobacter enshiensis:
- the qseG gene encoding two-component system QseEF-associated lipoprotein QseG — protein sequence MPHVFVRVFKRLFSRRVLFASVPCLALIGCAPHAAKHLVGDPSQEKIPPYQLADYLSTECADIWSLQGKSTESNPLYWLRAIDCADRLLPIQSRNEARALEDDSWQSAFKRGILLADAKISPIERRVSVTQLDALSSQIPAQVRPLYQLWRDGQMLQLQLAEERQRYSKLQQTTDSDLDTLRQQHQHLQAQLDLTTRKLENLTDIERQLSTRKPAGNYNPDVMRGNDKPDETTPASSQDEVTP from the coding sequence ATGCCACACGTTTTTGTTCGAGTTTTTAAACGACTTTTTTCCCGACGGGTGTTATTCGCGAGCGTGCCGTGTCTGGCGCTGATAGGGTGCGCACCGCACGCGGCTAAACATCTCGTCGGCGATCCGTCTCAGGAAAAAATCCCGCCTTATCAACTGGCGGATTACCTTTCTACCGAGTGTGCTGATATTTGGTCATTACAAGGGAAGTCCACGGAGAGCAATCCGCTTTACTGGCTGCGGGCGATTGACTGCGCCGACCGTCTGCTGCCGATCCAGTCGCGTAACGAGGCGCGCGCGCTTGAGGATGACTCCTGGCAGAGTGCCTTTAAGCGTGGAATTTTACTGGCGGATGCCAAAATATCGCCCATTGAGCGACGCGTTTCCGTGACCCAACTGGACGCCCTGAGTTCACAAATCCCCGCCCAGGTTCGCCCTCTTTATCAACTTTGGCGCGATGGGCAGATGCTGCAATTACAGCTTGCCGAAGAACGGCAGCGCTACAGTAAGCTTCAGCAAACGACGGACAGCGATCTCGACACGTTGCGTCAGCAACATCAGCATTTACAGGCACAGCTCGATCTCACCACCCGCAAGCTGGAGAATTTGACCGATATTGAGCGCCAGCTTTCCACGCGTAAACCCGCCGGTAACTACAATCCTGACGTGATGCGCGGCAACGACAAACCTGACGAAACGACGCCTGCGTCATCACAAGATGAGGTAACGCCATGA
- the glrR gene encoding two-component system response regulator GlrR, whose product MSRKPAHLLLVDDDPGLLKLLGMRLTSEGYSVVTAESGQEGLRILNREKVDLVISDLRMDEMDGMQLFIEIQKVQPGMPVIILTAHGSIPDAVAATQQGVFSFLTKPVDKDALYKAIDEALEQSAPATDDRWRESIVTRSPLMLRLLEQARMVAQSDVSVLINGQSGTGKEIFAQAIHNASPRSSKPFIAINCGALPEQLLESELFGHARGAFTGAVSNREGLFQAAEGGTLFLDEIGDMPAPLQVKLLRVLQERKVRPLGSNRDLDIDVRIISATHRDLPKAMTRGEFREDLYYRLNVVSLKIPALAERAEDIPLLANHLLRQSAERHKPFVRAFSTDAMKRLMTAGWPGNVRQLVNVIEQCVALTSSPVISDALVEQALEGENTALPTFVEARNQFELNYLRKLLQITKGNVTHAARMAGRNRTEFYKLLSRHELDANDFKE is encoded by the coding sequence ATCAGCCGCAAACCGGCGCATTTACTGCTCGTGGATGACGATCCGGGCTTGCTAAAACTGCTCGGGATGCGACTGACCAGTGAAGGTTACAGCGTCGTAACGGCAGAAAGCGGCCAGGAAGGACTGCGCATACTGAATCGCGAGAAAGTGGATTTGGTGATAAGCGACCTGCGCATGGACGAAATGGACGGCATGCAGCTGTTTATCGAGATCCAGAAAGTACAGCCGGGTATGCCGGTCATTATTTTGACCGCTCACGGTTCGATTCCCGATGCGGTAGCCGCAACCCAGCAAGGTGTTTTCAGCTTTCTGACCAAGCCGGTGGACAAAGACGCGCTGTATAAGGCGATCGACGAAGCGCTGGAGCAATCGGCTCCCGCGACGGACGATCGCTGGCGTGAATCTATCGTCACCCGTAGCCCCTTAATGCTGCGCTTGCTGGAGCAGGCGCGCATGGTGGCGCAGTCGGACGTCAGTGTCCTGATTAACGGACAAAGCGGCACCGGGAAAGAGATCTTCGCGCAGGCTATCCATAACGCCAGTCCGCGCAGCAGTAAACCGTTTATCGCGATTAACTGCGGCGCATTGCCGGAGCAGTTGCTGGAGTCCGAATTGTTTGGTCACGCGCGCGGGGCATTTACCGGCGCGGTAAGCAATCGCGAAGGCCTGTTCCAGGCGGCGGAAGGCGGCACACTGTTTCTTGATGAGATTGGCGACATGCCCGCGCCGTTACAGGTCAAACTGCTGCGTGTCCTGCAGGAGCGCAAAGTCAGGCCGCTCGGCAGCAATCGCGATCTCGATATTGATGTGCGGATTATTTCTGCCACCCACCGCGATCTGCCCAAAGCGATGACGCGGGGCGAATTCCGTGAGGATTTATACTATCGCCTGAACGTGGTGAGCCTGAAAATTCCCGCGCTGGCCGAGCGTGCGGAGGACATTCCACTGCTGGCGAATCATCTGCTGCGTCAGTCGGCAGAGCGGCATAAACCGTTCGTACGCGCTTTTTCAACGGATGCTATGAAACGTCTGATGACGGCTGGCTGGCCGGGGAACGTCCGCCAACTGGTGAACGTTATCGAACAATGCGTGGCGCTCACCTCTTCGCCGGTGATCAGTGATGCGCTGGTGGAACAGGCGCTGGAAGGGGAGAATACGGCGTTGCCAACCTTCGTTGAAGCGCGCAACCAGTTTGAGCTGAACTATTTGCGAAAACTGCTGCAGATCACCAAAGGTAATGTGACCCATGCAGCGAGAATGGCGGGGCGCAACCGGACCGAATTTTATAAATTACTCTCCCGTCACGAGCTGGATGCAAACGACTTCAAAGAGTAG
- the glnB gene encoding nitrogen regulatory protein P-II: MKKIDAIIKPFKLDDVREALAEVGITGMTVTEVKGFGRQKGHTELYRGAEYMVDFLPKVKIEIVVTDDIVDTCVDTIIRTAQTGKIGDGKIFVFDVARVIRIRTGEEDDAAI, translated from the coding sequence ATGAAAAAGATTGATGCGATTATTAAACCCTTCAAGCTGGACGACGTCCGTGAGGCGTTGGCAGAGGTGGGTATCACCGGTATGACGGTTACGGAAGTGAAAGGTTTTGGCCGCCAGAAAGGCCATACCGAACTGTACCGTGGCGCGGAATATATGGTGGATTTTCTGCCGAAGGTGAAAATTGAAATTGTGGTGACTGACGACATCGTGGACACCTGCGTCGACACCATTATTCGTACTGCACAGACAGGTAAAATCGGCGACGGTAAGATCTTCGTCTTTGACGTGGCTCGCGTGATCCGTATTCGTACCGGCGAAGAAGACGACGCGGCGATTTAA
- the hmpA gene encoding NO-inducible flavohemoprotein: MLDAQTIATVKATIPLLVETGPKLTAHFYDRMFTHNPELKEIFNMSNQRNGDQREALFNAIAAYASNIENLPALLPAVEKIAQKHTSFQIKPEQYNIVGAHLLATLDEMFSPGQDVLDAWGKAYGVLANVFINREAQIYSENAEKTGGWEGTRPFRIVNKTPRSALITSFEFEPVDGGAVAEYHPGQYLGVWLKPEGFPHQEIRQYSLTRKPDGKGYRIAVKREDGGQVSTWLHNHANVGDVVHLAAPAGDFFMAVANDTPVSLISAGVGQTPMLAMLDTLAKTHHTAQVNWFHAAENGDVHAFADEVNALGKTLPRFTAHTWYREPTAGDRTKGGFDSEGLMDLNKLEGAISDPSMQFYLCGPVGFMQFAAKQLVNLGVKNENIHYECFGPHKVL; encoded by the coding sequence ATGCTTGACGCCCAAACCATCGCCACTGTAAAAGCCACCATTCCCCTGCTGGTCGAAACGGGTCCTAAACTGACCGCCCATTTCTACGATCGCATGTTTACGCATAACCCTGAACTCAAAGAAATTTTTAACATGAGTAATCAACGCAATGGCGATCAGCGCGAAGCGTTGTTTAACGCGATTGCCGCGTATGCCAGCAATATTGAAAACCTGCCTGCCCTGCTGCCTGCGGTTGAGAAAATTGCGCAGAAGCACACCAGTTTCCAGATCAAACCTGAGCAATACAACATCGTGGGAGCCCATCTGCTGGCGACGCTGGATGAGATGTTCAGCCCGGGTCAGGACGTGCTGGATGCGTGGGGAAAAGCCTACGGCGTACTGGCTAACGTCTTTATCAATCGTGAAGCGCAAATTTACAGCGAGAACGCAGAAAAAACCGGCGGCTGGGAAGGGACGCGCCCGTTCCGTATCGTGAATAAAACCCCGCGTAGCGCGCTGATCACCAGTTTTGAGTTTGAGCCTGTCGATGGCGGCGCCGTCGCAGAATACCATCCAGGGCAATATCTGGGCGTCTGGCTGAAGCCGGAAGGTTTCCCGCATCAGGAGATTCGTCAGTATTCACTGACCCGCAAGCCAGATGGCAAAGGCTATCGTATTGCCGTTAAACGCGAAGATGGCGGTCAGGTTTCAACATGGCTGCACAACCATGCAAACGTGGGCGACGTGGTGCATTTAGCGGCCCCGGCGGGGGATTTCTTTATGGCCGTTGCCAACGATACCCCTGTTTCTCTGATTTCCGCAGGCGTCGGGCAAACACCAATGCTGGCGATGCTGGACACGCTGGCGAAAACGCATCACACCGCGCAGGTGAACTGGTTCCACGCGGCGGAAAATGGCGATGTACATGCCTTTGCTGATGAAGTGAACGCACTGGGCAAGACGCTGCCACGCTTTACCGCACATACCTGGTATCGTGAGCCGACCGCAGGAGATCGTACCAAAGGTGGTTTCGATAGCGAGGGTCTGATGGATTTAAACAAACTGGAAGGGGCAATCAGCGACCCGTCAATGCAGTTTTACCTCTGCGGTCCGGTCGGCTTTATGCAATTTGCTGCGAAGCAACTGGTGAATCTCGGTGTGAAAAACGAAAACATTCATTACGAATGCTTCGGCCCGCATAAGGTGCTGTAG
- the mltF gene encoding membrane-bound lytic murein transglycosylase MltF, giving the protein MKKLKINYLFIGILTLLLAAALWPSIPWFGKADNRIAAIQARGELRVSTIDSPLTYSTLNGKKFGLDYELAQLFANYLGVKLKITVRQNISQLFDDLDSGDADLLAAGLVYNSERVKNYQSGPTYYSVSQQVVYRVGQYRPRTLATVNENQLTIAPGHVVVNHLRALKETKYPELSWKVDDKKGTTELMEAVISGELDYTIADSVAISLFQRVHPELAVALDITDEQPVTWFSQLDDDNTLSAALLDFFNAINEDGSLARLEEKYLGHGGDFDYVDTRTFLRAVDSVLPELKPLFQKYAQEIDWRLLAAIAYQESHWDAQATSPTGVRGMMMLTRNTAQSLGLTDRTDAEQSISGGARYLQDMMSKVPDTVPEEERIWFALIAYNMGYAHMLDARALTVKTKGNPDSWSDVKQRLPLLSQKPYYSKLTYGYARGHEAYAYVENIRKYQISLVGYLQEKEKQAAATMKLAQDYPAVSAEEFGKERLSLSSFLSQSSSAYLMPSPTLLLPPKKKAED; this is encoded by the coding sequence TTGAAAAAATTAAAGATTAATTATCTGTTCATCGGCATACTGACGCTGCTGCTGGCAGCGGCCCTCTGGCCATCAATCCCCTGGTTCGGTAAAGCCGATAATCGTATCGCCGCCATTCAGGCGCGGGGAGAGCTGCGCGTCAGTACCATTGACTCACCGTTAACCTACTCAACCCTCAATGGAAAAAAGTTCGGTCTGGATTATGAACTGGCGCAGTTGTTCGCCAACTACTTAGGCGTAAAGCTGAAAATCACCGTGCGTCAGAACATCAGCCAGTTGTTTGACGATCTGGACAGCGGCGATGCCGACCTGCTGGCCGCAGGTCTGGTCTATAACAGCGAGCGCGTGAAAAACTACCAATCGGGTCCAACGTACTACTCTGTTTCTCAGCAGGTGGTCTATCGGGTCGGACAATACCGCCCGCGAACGCTTGCCACCGTGAATGAAAACCAGCTCACCATTGCGCCGGGTCATGTGGTCGTGAATCACTTACGCGCCCTGAAAGAGACGAAGTACCCCGAACTCAGTTGGAAAGTCGATGACAAAAAAGGCACAACGGAACTGATGGAAGCGGTGATCAGCGGCGAACTGGACTACACCATCGCAGACTCGGTGGCCATCAGCTTGTTCCAACGCGTACACCCTGAGCTGGCCGTTGCGCTGGATATCACCGACGAGCAGCCTGTCACCTGGTTCAGCCAACTGGATGATGACAATACGCTCTCGGCAGCCCTGCTCGATTTTTTTAACGCCATTAATGAAGACGGTTCTCTGGCGCGACTGGAAGAGAAATATTTGGGTCACGGCGGCGACTTTGATTATGTTGATACCCGCACCTTCTTACGCGCGGTGGATAGCGTGCTGCCGGAGCTGAAACCACTGTTTCAGAAGTATGCGCAGGAGATCGACTGGCGTTTACTGGCGGCTATCGCGTATCAGGAATCCCACTGGGATGCGCAGGCCACCTCGCCAACCGGCGTCCGCGGCATGATGATGCTCACCAGGAATACCGCCCAGAGTCTGGGGTTGACCGACAGGACCGACGCCGAACAGAGCATCAGCGGCGGCGCGCGGTATCTGCAGGATATGATGAGCAAAGTCCCTGATACCGTCCCCGAAGAAGAGCGTATCTGGTTTGCGCTCATCGCTTACAATATGGGCTATGCGCACATGCTCGACGCCCGGGCGTTAACGGTAAAAACCAAAGGGAATCCGGACAGTTGGTCCGATGTAAAGCAGCGCTTGCCGCTGCTCAGCCAGAAACCGTATTACAGTAAGTTGACCTATGGCTATGCGCGCGGGCATGAAGCTTACGCCTATGTGGAAAATATTCGCAAGTATCAAATAAGCCTGGTCGGTTATCTGCAGGAGAAAGAAAAACAGGCTGCAGCAACGATGAAACTGGCGCAGGACTACCCGGCGGTGTCTGCGGAGGAGTTTGGTAAAGAGAGGCTCTCCCTCTCCTCGTTTTTGTCTCAGTCGTCCTCGGCCTACCTGATGCCTTCGCCGACCTTACTGTTGCCGCCGAAGAAAAAAGCGGAAGACTAA
- the purL gene encoding phosphoribosylformylglycinamidine synthase, with product MMEILRGSPALSAFRINKLLARFQAANLQVNNIYAEYVHFACLNAPLNDDEHAQLARLLKYGPSLRSHTPEGKLLLVTPRPGTISPWSSKATDIAHNCGLQQVSRLERGIAWYVDAEPLTAEQWQSVAAELHDRMMETIFSSLNDAEKLFVHHQPAPVASVDVLGEGRQALVNANLRLGLALADDEIDYLHTAFSNLGRNPNDIELYMFAQANSEHCRHKIFNADWIIDGEQQPKSLFKMIKNTFEATPDHVLSAYKDNAAVMEGSEVGRYFADHETGRYDFHQEPTHILMKVETHNHPTAISPWPGAATGSGGEIRDEGATGRGAKPKAGLVGFSVSNLRIPGFEQPWEEDFGKPERIVTALDIMTEGPLGGAAFNNEFGRPALNGYFRTYEEKVNSHNGEELRGYHKPIMLAGGIGNIRADHVQKGEIVVGAKLIVLGGPAMNIGLGGGAASSMASGQSDADLDFASVQRDNPEMERRCQEVIDRCWQLGDANPILFIHDVGAGGLSNAMPELVSDGGRGGKFELRDILSDEPGMSPLEIWCNESQERYVLAVAADQLPLFDALCKRERAPYAVIGEATEEQHLSMNDRHFDNQPIDLPLDVLLGKTPKMTRDVQRLQAKGDALDRRDITVADAVNRVLHLPAVAEKTFLVTIGDRTVTGMVARDQMVGPWQVPVANCAVTTASLDSYYGEAMSLGERAPVALLDFSASARLAVGEALTNIAATQIGDIKRIKLSANWMAAAGHPGEDAGLYEAVKAVGEELCPALGLTIPVGKDSMSMKTRWQEGNEQREMTSPLSLVITAFARVEDVRHTITPQLSTEDNVLLLIDLGKGHNALGATALAQVYRQLGDKPADVRDVAQLKGFYDAMQALVAQRKLLAYHDRSDGGLLVTLAEMAFTGHCGIQADIAALGDDRLAALFNEELGAVIQVRAADRQAVEAVLAQHGLGDCVHALGQAVSGDRFVIEAEGQVVFSESRTTLRTWWAETTWQMQRLRDNPECADQEHNAKTNDADPGLNVKLSFDISEDIAAPYIATGARPKVAVLREQGVNSHVEMAAAFHRAGFDAIDVHMSDLLAGRTGLDDFQALVACGGFSYGDVLGAGEGWAKSILFNNRVRDVFETFFHRPQTLALGVCNGCQMMSNLRELIPGSDLWPRFVRNHSDRFEARFSLVEVTQSPSLLLQGMVGSQMPIAVSHGEGRVEVRDHTHLAQLESKGLVALRYVDNFGKVTETYPANPNGSPNGITAVTTENGRVTIMMPHPERVFRTVSNSWHPENWGEDSPWMRIFRNARKQLG from the coding sequence ATGATGGAAATTCTGCGTGGTTCGCCTGCACTGTCTGCATTCCGTATTAACAAACTGCTGGCGCGTTTTCAGGCTGCCAACCTCCAGGTCAACAATATTTACGCTGAGTATGTCCATTTTGCCTGCCTGAATGCCCCGTTGAACGACGATGAGCACGCGCAGCTTGCCCGTTTGCTGAAGTATGGCCCGAGCTTACGCAGCCATACCCCGGAGGGAAAACTGCTGTTGGTTACCCCTCGTCCTGGCACCATCTCTCCCTGGTCTTCCAAAGCAACGGATATTGCACACAACTGCGGCCTGCAACAGGTGAGCCGTCTGGAACGTGGCATTGCCTGGTACGTTGACGCTGAGCCACTGACCGCTGAGCAGTGGCAAAGCGTTGCCGCTGAACTGCACGACCGCATGATGGAGACGATTTTCTCCTCGTTGAACGACGCAGAAAAACTGTTTGTTCACCACCAACCGGCACCGGTTGCCAGCGTTGATGTGCTGGGCGAAGGTCGTCAGGCATTGGTTAACGCTAACCTGCGTCTGGGCCTGGCGCTGGCGGATGACGAAATTGATTATCTGCATACTGCCTTCAGCAACCTGGGCCGCAATCCAAACGACATTGAGCTTTATATGTTCGCCCAGGCGAACTCCGAACACTGCCGTCACAAGATTTTCAACGCCGACTGGATCATTGATGGCGAGCAACAGCCGAAATCGCTGTTCAAGATGATTAAAAACACCTTCGAGGCCACGCCGGATCACGTGCTTTCTGCCTATAAAGATAACGCGGCGGTAATGGAAGGTTCTGAAGTGGGGCGCTACTTTGCCGACCATGAAACGGGTCGTTACGACTTCCATCAGGAACCTACACACATCCTGATGAAAGTAGAAACCCATAACCACCCGACGGCGATTTCGCCGTGGCCGGGTGCGGCGACTGGCTCCGGCGGTGAAATCCGTGATGAAGGCGCGACCGGGCGCGGTGCGAAGCCGAAAGCCGGTCTGGTCGGTTTCTCCGTTTCTAACCTGCGTATTCCGGGCTTTGAACAGCCGTGGGAAGAAGATTTCGGTAAGCCGGAGCGCATTGTTACCGCGCTGGACATCATGACCGAAGGCCCGCTGGGCGGCGCAGCATTTAACAACGAATTTGGTCGTCCGGCGCTGAACGGTTACTTCCGTACGTATGAAGAGAAAGTGAACAGCCACAACGGCGAAGAGCTACGCGGCTATCACAAACCGATCATGCTGGCGGGCGGGATCGGCAATATCCGCGCCGATCACGTACAGAAAGGCGAGATCGTCGTTGGCGCGAAGCTGATCGTACTCGGCGGTCCGGCGATGAATATCGGTCTCGGCGGCGGCGCGGCGTCTTCCATGGCGTCCGGCCAGTCTGATGCCGATCTCGATTTTGCTTCCGTCCAGCGCGACAACCCGGAAATGGAACGCCGCTGCCAGGAGGTTATCGACCGTTGCTGGCAGTTGGGCGACGCGAACCCGATTCTGTTTATCCACGACGTTGGCGCGGGCGGTCTCTCTAACGCGATGCCGGAACTGGTGAGCGACGGTGGGCGCGGCGGCAAATTTGAACTGCGTGACATTCTCAGCGATGAGCCAGGTATGAGTCCGCTGGAAATCTGGTGTAACGAATCGCAGGAACGTTATGTTCTGGCGGTTGCTGCCGATCAGTTGCCGCTGTTTGATGCGCTCTGCAAGCGCGAGCGTGCGCCGTACGCTGTGATCGGTGAGGCGACCGAAGAACAGCATCTTTCGATGAATGACCGTCATTTCGATAATCAGCCTATCGATCTGCCGCTGGATGTCCTGTTGGGCAAAACGCCGAAAATGACCCGCGATGTGCAGCGGCTGCAAGCAAAAGGCGACGCGCTGGATCGTCGTGATATTACCGTTGCCGATGCGGTCAACCGCGTCCTGCATTTACCTGCCGTGGCGGAAAAAACGTTCCTCGTCACCATCGGCGACCGCACCGTCACCGGCATGGTGGCGCGCGATCAGATGGTTGGCCCGTGGCAGGTTCCGGTGGCGAACTGTGCGGTAACCACCGCCAGCCTGGACAGCTACTACGGCGAAGCCATGTCGCTTGGCGAGCGTGCGCCGGTCGCGCTGCTGGATTTCTCTGCTTCCGCCCGTCTGGCGGTTGGGGAAGCGCTCACCAACATTGCGGCGACGCAGATTGGTGATATCAAACGTATCAAACTGTCTGCAAACTGGATGGCGGCAGCAGGCCACCCGGGCGAAGACGCTGGCTTGTATGAGGCCGTAAAAGCGGTGGGTGAAGAACTCTGTCCGGCATTGGGTCTGACCATTCCGGTGGGCAAAGACTCAATGTCGATGAAAACCCGCTGGCAGGAAGGCAACGAGCAGCGTGAAATGACCTCGCCATTATCGCTGGTGATCACCGCGTTTGCCCGCGTGGAAGATGTTCGTCACACCATCACACCGCAGCTCTCCACGGAAGACAACGTGCTGTTGCTGATTGACCTTGGCAAAGGGCACAACGCACTGGGCGCAACTGCGCTGGCGCAGGTTTACCGTCAGCTTGGCGACAAACCGGCAGACGTGCGTGACGTCGCACAGCTGAAAGGCTTCTATGATGCGATGCAGGCGCTGGTGGCGCAGCGCAAACTGCTGGCTTACCATGACCGTTCTGATGGCGGTTTGTTGGTGACGCTGGCTGAGATGGCCTTTACCGGTCACTGTGGCATTCAGGCGGATATCGCTGCTCTGGGCGACGATCGTCTGGCCGCGCTGTTTAACGAAGAGCTGGGGGCTGTCATTCAGGTTCGTGCGGCGGATCGTCAGGCCGTCGAAGCAGTGTTGGCACAACATGGTCTTGGCGACTGCGTTCACGCGTTAGGTCAGGCCGTTTCCGGTGACCGTTTTGTTATCGAAGCGGAGGGTCAGGTTGTCTTCAGCGAAAGCCGTACCACATTGCGTACCTGGTGGGCTGAAACCACGTGGCAAATGCAGCGTCTGCGTGACAACCCTGAATGTGCCGATCAGGAACATAATGCGAAAACCAATGATGCCGATCCTGGCCTTAACGTGAAGCTGTCGTTTGATATCAGCGAAGATATCGCTGCGCCATATATCGCGACCGGTGCGCGTCCAAAAGTTGCGGTGCTGCGCGAGCAGGGCGTCAACTCGCATGTGGAAATGGCTGCCGCCTTCCACCGTGCGGGCTTTGATGCAATCGATGTACACATGAGTGACCTGCTGGCGGGGCGCACGGGCCTTGATGACTTCCAGGCGCTGGTGGCGTGTGGCGGCTTCTCTTACGGTGACGTGCTGGGGGCGGGTGAAGGTTGGGCGAAATCGATCCTCTTTAACAACCGCGTGCGTGATGTGTTCGAAACCTTCTTCCACCGTCCGCAAACGCTGGCGCTTGGCGTGTGTAATGGCTGCCAGATGATGTCCAATCTGCGTGAGTTGATCCCGGGCAGCGACCTGTGGCCGCGCTTTGTGCGTAACCATTCCGACCGTTTTGAAGCGCGCTTTAGTCTGGTGGAAGTGACCCAAAGCCCATCCCTGTTACTGCAGGGAATGGTTGGCTCACAGATGCCGATTGCGGTTTCTCATGGGGAAGGGCGTGTGGAAGTGCGTGACCATACGCATCTGGCTCAGCTTGAGAGCAAGGGGCTGGTGGCGCTGCGCTATGTCGATAACTTCGGCAAAGTGACCGAGACCTACCCGGCGAACCCGAACGGCTCGCCGAACGGGATTACGGCGGTGACCACTGAAAACGGCCGCGTCACCATCATGATGCCGCATCCGGAGCGCGTTTTCCGCACGGTGAGCAACTCCTGGCACCCGGAGAACTGGGGGGAAGATAGCCCATGGATGCGCATCTTCCGTAACGCGCGTAAGCAGTTAGGTTAA
- the qseE gene encoding two component system sensor histidine kinase QseE/GlrK codes for MKRWSVFPRSLRQLVMLAFLLILLPLLVLAWQAWQSLNALSAQAAMTNRTTLIDARRSEAMTNAALGMERSYRQYCVLDDPTLAKVYHGQRKRYSEMLDAHAGVLPDDKLYQALRQDLNALTQLRCTNSGPDAAAAASLEAFAHANTEMVQATRTVIFSRGQQLQQEIAERGQFFGWQALVLFLVSLAMVLLFTRMIIGPVKGIERMINRLGEGRSLGNAVSFTGPRELRSVGQRIIWLSERLSWLESQRHQFLRHLSHELKTPLASMREGTELLADQVVGPLTSEQKEVVGILDNSSRNLQKLIEQLLDYNRKLADSAIELESVEIEPLVDMVVSAHSLPARAKMMHTDVRLVANTCLAEPMLLMSVLDNLYSNAVHYGAESGNICISSSLHGATVHIDVTNTGTPIPEAERAMIFEPFFQGSHQRKGAVKGSGLGLSIARDCIRRMQGELYLVDENAQEVCFRIELPLSASKNH; via the coding sequence TTGAAGCGCTGGTCTGTATTTCCCCGGTCATTACGCCAATTGGTTATGCTGGCATTCCTGCTGATCCTGCTCCCTTTACTAGTGCTGGCATGGCAGGCATGGCAAAGTCTCAACGCCCTGAGTGCGCAGGCGGCGATGACCAACCGCACAACCCTGATTGATGCCCGTCGCAGCGAGGCGATGACCAATGCGGCGCTTGGGATGGAGCGCAGTTATCGTCAGTACTGTGTGCTGGACGACCCCACTCTGGCAAAGGTCTATCACGGCCAACGAAAGCGCTACAGTGAAATGCTGGACGCGCATGCCGGCGTATTGCCGGATGACAAGCTTTATCAGGCATTGCGTCAGGATCTGAACGCGCTCACCCAACTACGCTGTACAAACAGCGGTCCGGATGCGGCGGCAGCGGCGAGCCTGGAAGCCTTTGCTCACGCCAACACCGAGATGGTACAGGCGACACGAACCGTTATTTTCTCTCGCGGACAACAGCTTCAGCAGGAAATTGCCGAGCGCGGACAGTTCTTTGGCTGGCAGGCGCTGGTGCTGTTTCTGGTCAGTCTGGCCATGGTGCTGCTCTTCACCCGCATGATCATTGGGCCTGTAAAAGGGATTGAGCGGATGATCAATCGACTGGGGGAAGGGCGTTCGCTGGGGAATGCCGTTTCGTTTACCGGTCCCCGTGAACTACGCTCAGTGGGCCAACGTATTATCTGGTTGAGCGAGCGTTTGTCCTGGCTTGAATCACAGCGTCACCAATTTTTACGCCATCTCTCACATGAACTGAAAACCCCGTTGGCCAGTATGCGCGAGGGAACAGAGCTGTTGGCCGATCAGGTTGTGGGTCCGTTGACGTCGGAGCAAAAAGAGGTGGTCGGTATTCTCGACAACAGCAGTCGCAACTTACAGAAGTTGATTGAGCAACTGCTTGATTACAACAGAAAACTGGCAGATAGCGCCATTGAACTGGAAAGCGTTGAGATTGAACCACTGGTCGATATGGTGGTTTCCGCTCACAGTTTGCCAGCCCGCGCTAAAATGATGCATACCGACGTCCGACTGGTTGCGAACACGTGCCTGGCGGAGCCGATGCTATTGATGAGCGTGCTGGACAATCTTTATTCCAATGCGGTGCACTATGGTGCTGAATCCGGTAACATTTGTATCAGTAGTAGTCTGCATGGCGCCACGGTGCATATTGATGTCACAAATACCGGCACCCCGATTCCAGAAGCAGAAAGAGCCATGATTTTCGAGCCGTTTTTCCAGGGAAGTCATCAGAGAAAAGGGGCTGTGAAGGGCAGCGGACTGGGATTAAGCATCGCCAGGGACTGTATCCGTCGTATGCAGGGAGAACTTTATCTGGTCGATGAGAATGCGCAAGAAGTGTGTTTCCGCATAGAGCTGCCGCTATCTGCATCGAAAAACCATTAA